The stretch of DNA CAGTCGGCCCATCTGCTGGCGGAAGCAGGTTATGCGCAGATAGGGCTCGACCATTTTGCGCTGCCAGGGGACGAGATGGCGGCTGCGGTGAAGGCAAAAACACTTCGCCGGAATTTTCAAGGCTACACGACCGATAAGGCCGATACGCTCATCGGCCTTGGTGCTTCCGCCATCAGCAGTTTTGAACTGGGCTATGTCCAGAATAATCCGCTGACGGATCAATATGAAAAGGCGGTGATGCATGGCAGGTTTGCGACCGCCAAAGGCGTGACCCTCACCGATGATGATCGCCTGCGTCGACGAATCATTGAGCAGCTGATGTGCTATTTTGAAGCGGATGTGAATGGTTTATGCGCTGGGCTGCGTATGCCAGCGGCCATGTTTGATGAGGTATTTACGATGCTGAAGCCTTTGGAGGCGGATGGTTTTGTTTCTATCCAGAACGGCCATGTACGTGTTAATGCCGATTATCCGCAGGCCGTCAGGCTGGTGAGCGCGGCATTCGATAGATACTTCATACCGGAACAGAAACTTTACAGCCGCGTGGCTTAAGTCGCTGGTATGCTGATATTTTATATGTTATGGCTAGCCCGTTTTAAACGGGTGAGGCCATGGCATTAGCTAAACCGACCAGTACCAGTATTTTTGAGGAACATGCGCTTTTCAAAGGCCATCCCGGCGCATGGAAGCATATGGCGCCGCTCATGCGGACCCGTCATTTTCGTAAGGACGATGCCATTCTTTGTCATGGCGACAAGGCGGATAATCTGTGGGTTGTGGTCAGCGGCTGGCTCAAGCTTACACGGCAAACGCCGGATGGGAAGGAAACCATCATCGGGCTGTGCACCGACGGCGATATTCTTGGCGAGGCAGCGCTTTTCGCCCATGCGCAATATCCCTACCATGCGGAGGTGCTGGGAGCCGAAGCCACGGTGGTGGTGCTTCCGGCCGATGTGGTGCGCAATCTGGTGAAGGAGGACAGTTCCTTTTCCGCCAGCATCATGCACCTGCTGAATGAGCGGATGTTTCAGGCGCAACTGAAGCTTGAACATATGAGCACCATGTCCGCCGCGCAACGGCTGGGCTGTTTTCTGCTGCGCCTGTGCCATAGCCAGGAACATGGCAGCCGTGAGCTTGATATACCCGTGGAAAAACATATTCTGGCGGCGTTTCTCGGCATGAAGCCGGAGACGCTTTCCCGCAGTCAGCAGCAGCTGAAAGAGGCGGGGGTGGTGGTTAAAGGCCAGCATATTGTTATCAATAACATCACGGCATTGCGGCAGTATGTCTGCAATAGCTGTTCAGAATCCGGCGCGTGCGATGCCGAAGCGGATGATGAATAATTCCTAAGCCGCCGCGCCGAGGCTTTCGATGAAGCGGGTGATGTTGCTGTTTAGCGCGTTGGAAGCACCCGACAGGGTGGTGGAGGATGTGCTCACCAGTTGAGCGGCTTCCTTGGACTGGGCAGCCGATTTTGTTACCGCTTCCACGGATGCCGAGAACTGGCGCGCGGCATCGGTTGTGGCCTGAAGGTTGCTGGATATTTCCTGCGAGGTGGCCGTCTGTTCTTCCACGGCGGAGGCGATGACGCAGGATACCTGGCTCAAGCCGCCCAGGCGGTCCAGTATGTGCGATATGGTTTCGCTGGTCTGGGCGATCTGTTCCTGAATCTGGTTGGTGTATTGCTCCACTTCGGAGGTGGCCTGGGTGGTGCGGGTAGCAAGATCTTTGACCTCGGAAGCCACCACGGCGAACCCTTTGCCGGCTTCGCCCGCATGCTGGGCTTCAATGGTGGCGTTCAATGCCAGCAGCGTTACCTGGGAAGCAATGCCGGTGATGAATTTGGTAATCTCCCCGATGCGGCTGGAACTGTTCATCAGGTTTTGAATGACGGCGCGCGTACGTTCGCCTTCCGCCACCACTTCGCGCGAGAGATCGTTGGCGTGATTTACCTGATAGCTGATTTCCCGAACGGCTGTTGCCATGGCATCCATGGCTGTGGCGATGTTGCCCATCTTCTCCAATGTAATGGTGCTGGAATGGGAGAGCGATACGGCCTGCACGTCGTTTTGCCGTGCAACCTCACTCAGCGAATTCGAGGTGTTCATCAGTTGTGTAATCGAATTATTGAGCATGGCGATGGTTTGCATCACGCTTTGTTCCAGCCTGGCGCCCGCATCTTTGGCGGTTGCGATGAGATTTTGCCGGACCTTGTGTGATGAACTGTTCAATCCTTCCGACGCCTGTTTCCATGTGCCGCTCAAGCCGGTTGTCATGATGTTGCGGTAGAAAAGGCCGCGCGCCGCATGTTCAGCGCTTGCACCGGATTCACGGATGTAGGCATCCGCCACATCGATAAAACGATTGACTGCATAGACAAGCGAGCGCATTTCGCCTTGGGATGCAGGCAGTATGATGCGTTGTTCAAGGTTGCCTGTGGCGCATTGATTGGCAATGCGGGTGATCTGGCGGATTTCCCGCTGATGAAGCGATGAAAAATAGAGGGCTAGCGTAAGAAGCGCCAGAATAACGCCGTGTATGGCAAAGAGATAAGTATGCATTAAAAATGTAGAGAGCTCCAACCCTATGCTGAGGCTCGTGCAGAGCATGAATCTAGAGGGATAAGATAATTTCGTCATAATTGCCGCCCTGTTCTTTTACCCATGTCTGCATCGCCTCATAGGATGCGTTCAGTCCCGCGGTTGTTGTGCCGTGCTGTTTTTCAATTTCCAGGAGTTGACCGTAGAGGGATTGAACTTTCGTTACAGTTTCCGGGTTTGGACGACGCCGATTGGAATGGTACCCCACGATATTACCCGCCGAGTCATAGCTTGGGGTAACATGCGCCATAACCCAATAATGATCGCCATTTTTGCAGCGGTTCACCACATATGCGAAAATTTCATTACCGGTTTTTATACGTTCCCACAAAAGACGGAAAACGCATTTTGGCATCCGTGGGTGTCGAATAAGATTGTGAGGCTTGCCCAGAACTTCTTCAAGTTCATAACCCGCAATGCGGAGGAACACATCGTTGGCATAGGTGATGATGCCACGGTTATCTGTTTTGCTGACAATGAACTCATCTTCGTCGAAATGTCGTTCTATGCCGGTTAGTTGAAATGTGCGGTTGGTATTCATGCTTCCTATTGTAATTTAAAGAGGAAAGCGTGCTTTGATCTATGTCAAATTTATGACACTGAAAAAACGTGATTTAAGGCCTGGATCATCTGTTCCTGGCTGGTCGGCTGGTTGAACCAGGATGGCATAAGGGGGTATTGGATTTCCGCTATGATACGGCACGAGGCGTCGGGGGTGAGTATAGAATGCAGCCATGCCATGTCGCCGGGGCTGCCGATAAGCACCAGCCTGTCAAACTGCTGAAGGTGCATGGCGTCCTCCATTCTGTTTTGAAAATCAGCAATGGTAGGGAAGACCATTGTGTTTTCTTTAACGGGTATGGGGACCAGGCCTGAGGATTTTTGATTGAACAAGGAAATGCGTCCTTCGCATGCGGCAATGACCCATATACGCGAAGTGTTGGCGCACCCAGCCTCTGAACAGCATTCGGAGCAAGCTTTCTCAAGCTTGCTCCTCTTGCCTTTGTAGGAATGGATGTCCTGACAGTTGGACATATCAGAACCGGTAGCCGATACCCACGCCGATGAGCCAGGGATCGATATCCACATCAGCCACTACGGCGCCGCCGTTGAATTTGGCGGTGGTGTCAATGAAGACCTTCTTCACGTCGACGTTGAAATACAGGTTGTTTTGAATCGGAATATCCACGCCGACCTGCAGCGCGCCGCCGAAGCTGTTATCGTAATCGACGGAAGAAAGGGTGCCTGGGTCTTCGTTATAAAACATGGTGTAGTTGATGCCGGCGCCAACATAGGGCTTGAAGCTCTCGAAATTGGTGAAGTGGTATTGCAGCGTCAGCGTGGGTGGAAGAAG from bacterium encodes:
- a CDS encoding PAS domain-containing protein, coding for MNTNRTFQLTGIERHFDEDEFIVSKTDNRGIITYANDVFLRIAGYELEEVLGKPHNLIRHPRMPKCVFRLLWERIKTGNEIFAYVVNRCKNGDHYWVMAHVTPSYDSAGNIVGYHSNRRRPNPETVTKVQSLYGQLLEIEKQHGTTTAGLNASYEAMQTWVKEQGGNYDEIILSL
- a CDS encoding cyclic nucleotide-binding domain-containing protein; the protein is MALAKPTSTSIFEEHALFKGHPGAWKHMAPLMRTRHFRKDDAILCHGDKADNLWVVVSGWLKLTRQTPDGKETIIGLCTDGDILGEAALFAHAQYPYHAEVLGAEATVVVLPADVVRNLVKEDSSFSASIMHLLNERMFQAQLKLEHMSTMSAAQRLGCFLLRLCHSQEHGSRELDIPVEKHILAAFLGMKPETLSRSQQQLKEAGVVVKGQHIVINNITALRQYVCNSCSESGACDAEADDE
- a CDS encoding outer membrane beta-barrel protein; protein product: MRKLLTASLLTILSAGSAMAASGQYDGNWMIRARALGVVPDENSTLNIGGEVDVDNSVVPEVDFSYFFTPNIAAELILATTKHNVKTTSGTDVGSAWLLPPTLTLQYHFTNFESFKPYVGAGINYTMFYNEDPGTLSSVDYDNSFGGALQVGVDIPIQNNLYFNVDVKKVFIDTTAKFNGGAVVADVDIDPWLIGVGIGYRF